The genome window GTTCCGGGATAGGAACGGTCCCGCAACACACGGCCAAGGCAATGCAACGCTTTTCAAAGTTTTTCAGGCGAAGGACGTCAGCGTTTGCCGCCTGCGTTGACCAGAGCCTGAAAATAGTTTTTCTTCAGGTCGGGATAGATCTCCCAGGTCGCTTCCAGGGCCTGCTGGTAATGCTCGTGCGTGGAGTGGCGGGCGTAGAGATACACCGCCATGTCGTTGACGTTGTTGAACGACATGTCCGAATTTTCCGTGATGTACTCCATGCCGCCGGAAGCTTCGATGGCGATCTTGCGCCCGGCGTATTCCCCGACCTGCGCGCCCAGGAAACCGCCGACAAAGGGAACCTGCTCCAGCGCTTTCTGCCCGGCATAGGCTCCCGCCACCTGCCCGACCTTCGAGCCCAGCTGAGCATTGATCGCTTTGTCCACCCACAGGGCGAGGACGCCGTCCTGCGTGTAGGGCGACATGAACTCACCCGTGTTGTCCATCATCGGTTGCGGCACGTTGACGATGTCCTGCGGCTTGGGAATCTGCGGACCGGCACAGGCCGCCAGCGTGACTGCCAGAACCAGCAGAAGGCATTTTTTATAAAAAGAAAGGGAACGGGTTGGATTCTTCATAGCTCTGCCTCCTCAAACAGAATGGATAGAATGAATATATGGAATGCCCAGGCGGGCATGACATGCATTTTTGAGGGGACACCGGTCAGCGCAGGAATGCGAACGGCAAGGCCCTTCCCCTCCGGATCCAGCCAACGAACCCTGTGTGAAATCGATATGCAGAAGAAATATAGGGGGATGCGTTTCGCCTTGCAAGCCTTTTGTGAGCCCCGCTTCACAATAATTATAATAATTTCGTATTTCCTAAATCAACCCAGGCGAGGGATGTGAGCTATTATTCCTTTCAAAATGCGTATTTTGAGATTTTCAGGGTGTAAGAAGAGATGGTTATTATTTTTATATTAATAGATATATATCGTAAAAACGAAGCGTTTTTTAAGGGTTTCCACGGTCAGGCGGTTGCGTCCACGCATCAATTGGGGGTGGAGGCTTGCCGGGGGGAACTGTTGGGTTGACGGGGCGTGGAGGAGGGGCTTCGGGGGTTGTATCGTGGGTGGTGTCGGTTTGGACGTTCTGCACGCTGCCGACGGAAGGCCGCGATCGCACCCAGGCGAAGCCGTGGCCGCGCGTATTGAGTGCCACCTCCGCATTCAAGGTCAGGCCGGAGACGGTGCTGCCGCGGGCGTCGAGGAAGGTCACCCGTACCGTGCGGTCCGGCGCGTTGGGGGCCATGCGGTAAGTGAACACGTGGACGCGGTCCGGCAGGCTGTTCCAGTAGCGGTCGTCGGCACGGGTTTGTGTGCTGGCGGCGACGCCCTGTTCGACCAGGCCGATGGCGGTGACGATGCCGGAAATGAGGAGGCCCTCATTGCTGTCGTGCTGGGTGGACAGCAGCATGCCCTGCACGCCCAACTCGGTCAACGCCTGCCCGACGGCCTCATGCGTTTCCTTAAACACCACCTTGTCTTTGAGGATGGCGTCCACCACGCGACCGCCCCGCGTTGAGGCCTGCCAGTAAATGTCTTCGGTCATTTTGGGAGTGTACGACTTGTTTCCCGCAAAGACGCGCGCGCTCTGTTCGGGGAAGCCCGAGCCGCGCTGGAAAGTGAGGGCGGCGTTGCCTTTGCCAGCGGCGACTTTAACCGGCGAGGTGCCGCTTTCGGCCAGCACCAGCACGTTGTCATCGGGCGTGGGCGGAACCAATTCCGGCCTGAGCGCCTGCGCTTCCTGGAAGGCGGTCTGGGCGAGTTGTTCGTCGCCCAGAAGATGCGAGGCCCAGCCTTCCAGGTAAATCAGCAGGGCGAAGTCCATCTGGTATTTCTGGTTCTCGGCGAGCGCGTCCTGCAACTGGCCGCTTTTGAAACAGGCGCGCGCGTTTTCGTAATCGCCTGCTTTCAGGAACAGCAGGC of Nitrospina watsonii contains these proteins:
- a CDS encoding tetratricopeptide repeat protein, with protein sequence MRAATGNVMQAVPLPTPSLRTAVRRRAIAVALLLLCAFILTACDTTRYARKKIPKEVMQTYLENKPQPLHKIYRDVLEEGERNFVLNHMKAGLGALELGRDPLAAESFETTLLSIESVYAENEAAEKARSVWYEEGKKDFKGEPYERAMAYYYRGLLFLKAGDYENARACFKSGQLQDALAENQKYQMDFALLIYLEGWASHLLGDEQLAQTAFQEAQALRPELVPPTPDDNVLVLAESGTSPVKVAAGKGNAALTFQRGSGFPEQSARVFAGNKSYTPKMTEDIYWQASTRGGRVVDAILKDKVVFKETHEAVGQALTELGVQGMLLSTQHDSNEGLLISGIVTAIGLVEQGVAASTQTRADDRYWNSLPDRVHVFTYRMAPNAPDRTVRVTFLDARGSTVSGLTLNAEVALNTRGHGFAWVRSRPSVGSVQNVQTDTTHDTTPEAPPPRPVNPTVPPGKPPPPIDAWTQPPDRGNP